A single window of Pyxidicoccus xibeiensis DNA harbors:
- a CDS encoding PD-(D/E)XK nuclease family protein, whose product MRRAPLSNDFSWSKSRHEKFSECLRAYYLYYYRSWGGWEADAPKDVRELYVLKKLANRFSWAGSMVHECIKDVLLDWRAGRVVDPAAVEAKARKLMQDDFRHSRGKAYWTQKYRKQFTGLVEHEYGDAVPDDAWKQNWETVRSALAWFFASRWPQLAQGLKPEQWLEVDAGFDFAHFTLEGLKVFAIPDFAFVDADGMTVVVDWKTGKSREGYDEQVLGYALYVSQRYRVPLEKIRASLVYLNEGLEQDVTVDPSAMESFHKHFSQSVANMRALLKDPATNTPLDVSAFPPTDTLTSCARCVFRRPCGREAAVLQLQRPQQVA is encoded by the coding sequence ATGCGGCGTGCCCCCCTCAGCAACGACTTCTCCTGGTCCAAGAGCCGTCACGAGAAGTTCTCCGAGTGCCTTCGCGCGTACTACCTCTACTACTACCGCTCCTGGGGCGGGTGGGAGGCGGACGCACCGAAGGACGTGCGGGAGTTGTACGTGCTGAAGAAGCTGGCCAACCGTTTCAGTTGGGCCGGCAGCATGGTGCACGAGTGCATCAAGGACGTGCTGCTCGACTGGCGCGCGGGGCGGGTGGTGGACCCGGCGGCGGTGGAGGCCAAGGCGCGCAAGCTGATGCAGGACGACTTCCGGCACTCGCGCGGCAAGGCGTACTGGACGCAGAAGTACCGCAAGCAGTTCACCGGCCTGGTGGAGCACGAGTACGGCGACGCGGTGCCGGACGACGCGTGGAAGCAGAACTGGGAGACGGTGCGCTCGGCGCTGGCGTGGTTCTTCGCGTCGCGCTGGCCCCAGCTCGCCCAGGGGCTGAAGCCCGAGCAGTGGCTGGAGGTGGACGCCGGCTTCGACTTCGCCCACTTCACGCTGGAGGGGCTGAAGGTCTTCGCCATCCCCGACTTCGCCTTCGTCGACGCGGACGGGATGACGGTGGTGGTGGACTGGAAGACGGGCAAGTCGCGCGAGGGCTACGACGAGCAGGTGCTCGGGTACGCGCTCTACGTGTCGCAGCGCTATCGCGTCCCGCTGGAGAAGATTCGCGCCTCGCTGGTGTACCTCAACGAGGGGCTGGAGCAGGACGTCACGGTGGACCCGTCCGCCATGGAGTCCTTCCACAAGCACTTCTCGCAGAGCGTGGCGAACATGCGCGCGCTGCTGAAGGACCCGGCCACCAACACGCCGCTGGACGTGTCGGCCTTCCCGCCCACGGACACGCTGACGTCCTGCGCGCGCTGCGTCTTCCGCCGTCCCTGTGGGCGCGAGGCCGCCGTCCTGCAGCTGCAGCGGCCCCAGCAGGTGGCCTGA
- the mutY gene encoding A/G-specific adenine glycosylase — MSTRGPRAPRAKRADSARPPAPRTKRGVSTVEEFVAKAPSSPTAPDDVAEPEAIAPARRAKRDAAPTATVAQLATAAPAPRAKRTASTAAPTVSPGPEHLAAVRGPLLAWYDRNKRDLPWRRTRDPYAIWLSEVMLQQTQVSTVIPYWERFLKRFPTALALAAAPLDDVLAGWKGLGYYSRARNLHRAAQEVVARFAGRLPSTAAELLTLPGFGRYTAGAVASIAFGEEAPLVDGNVARVLSRLFEVEGLPGDRAREATLWALATALVKGERPGDFNQALMEHGATTCRPESPLCLLCPVRGACVAFRKGRVDELPPAKVRAAPKKLTLALAVWPHAGTLLFARRADAGLFGGLWELPAAEVDEDLPDADATSRLATALDAEVTLETALGTVKRQLTHRDLTLRLLRVSGARRPTRAPAFQELRWCTPAEAAALGMSTAMQRALESALASGVLRGG; from the coding sequence ATGAGCACTCGCGGTCCCCGCGCTCCTCGCGCGAAGCGGGCGGACTCCGCCCGGCCTCCGGCGCCTCGCACGAAGCGCGGCGTCAGCACCGTGGAGGAGTTCGTCGCCAAGGCGCCCTCGTCTCCGACTGCCCCCGACGATGTCGCGGAGCCTGAAGCCATTGCCCCTGCACGTCGTGCGAAGCGCGACGCCGCTCCTACCGCGACTGTCGCGCAGCTCGCTACCGCGGCCCCAGCACCTCGCGCGAAGCGCACCGCCTCCACGGCCGCTCCCACCGTGTCGCCAGGCCCCGAGCACCTGGCCGCCGTGCGCGGGCCGCTGCTCGCCTGGTACGACCGCAACAAGCGGGACCTGCCCTGGCGTCGCACGAGAGACCCGTATGCCATCTGGCTGAGCGAGGTGATGCTCCAGCAGACGCAGGTCTCGACGGTGATTCCCTACTGGGAGCGCTTCCTCAAGCGCTTTCCCACCGCACTCGCGCTGGCCGCCGCGCCGCTGGACGACGTGCTCGCCGGGTGGAAGGGCCTGGGCTACTACAGCCGCGCGCGCAACCTGCACCGCGCGGCGCAGGAAGTCGTCGCGCGCTTCGCCGGAAGGCTGCCCTCCACCGCCGCGGAGCTGCTCACCCTGCCCGGCTTCGGCCGCTACACCGCGGGCGCGGTGGCCTCCATCGCCTTTGGCGAGGAAGCCCCGCTGGTGGACGGCAACGTCGCTCGCGTGCTGTCGCGACTCTTCGAGGTGGAGGGCCTGCCCGGAGACCGCGCGCGCGAGGCCACCCTCTGGGCCCTCGCCACCGCGCTGGTGAAGGGCGAGCGCCCCGGTGACTTCAACCAGGCCCTCATGGAGCACGGCGCCACCACCTGCCGGCCGGAGAGCCCGCTGTGCCTGCTGTGCCCCGTGCGCGGCGCATGCGTCGCCTTCCGCAAGGGCCGCGTGGACGAGCTGCCTCCCGCCAAGGTGCGCGCGGCCCCCAAGAAGCTGACGCTGGCCCTCGCCGTGTGGCCCCACGCGGGCACCCTCCTCTTCGCCCGCCGCGCGGACGCGGGACTCTTCGGAGGCCTGTGGGAGCTGCCCGCCGCGGAGGTGGACGAGGACCTTCCCGACGCCGACGCCACCTCGCGGCTCGCCACCGCGCTGGATGCGGAGGTGACGCTGGAGACCGCGCTCGGCACCGTGAAGCGGCAGCTCACCCACCGCGACCTCACGCTGCGCCTGCTCCGCGTGTCCGGCGCGCGGCGCCCCACGCGCGCCCCCGCCTTCCAGGAGCTGCGCTGGTGCACCCCCGCCGAGGCCGCCGCGCTCGGAATGAGCACCGCCATGCAGCGCGCCCTGGAGTCCGCGCTCGCCTCCGGCGTGCTGCGCGGCGGCTGA
- a CDS encoding tRNA threonylcarbamoyladenosine dehydratase, whose protein sequence is MNPQPLPQTAPPSETPPATPAAPVTAENSLARPFKLSRRFDRTGRLLGDNAMERLANARVVVFGLGGVGSYAAEGLVRSGIGHLTLVDHDDVCVTNTNRQLHATVKNVGKPKAELMGQRCQEINPAAKIEPVREFYREEVAEQMLQAGQYDFVVDAIDNVKAKLHLLHRCVSLGIPVVSSMGAAGRLDPTAIRVEDLSETHMDPFAKDVRKLLKRKYGVETDRHTGITAVYSIEARRMPVTLQYDDATDGFLCVCPQDNEFHTCDHRTQIDGSVAFVTSCFGMNAAGVVVRRLASAR, encoded by the coding sequence ATGAACCCGCAGCCGCTCCCCCAGACCGCTCCCCCGAGTGAGACCCCGCCCGCCACGCCGGCCGCACCGGTGACGGCGGAGAACTCGCTCGCCCGCCCCTTCAAGCTCTCCCGGCGCTTCGACAGGACCGGCCGGCTGCTGGGCGACAACGCGATGGAGCGGCTGGCCAACGCGCGCGTGGTGGTGTTCGGCCTGGGCGGCGTGGGCAGCTACGCGGCCGAGGGCCTGGTGCGCAGCGGCATTGGCCACCTGACGCTGGTGGACCATGACGACGTGTGCGTCACCAACACCAACCGCCAGCTCCACGCGACGGTGAAGAACGTGGGCAAGCCCAAGGCGGAGCTGATGGGGCAGCGCTGCCAGGAGATCAACCCGGCGGCGAAGATCGAGCCGGTGCGCGAGTTCTACCGCGAGGAGGTCGCCGAGCAGATGCTCCAGGCGGGCCAGTACGACTTCGTGGTGGACGCCATCGACAACGTGAAGGCGAAGCTGCACCTGCTGCACCGCTGCGTGTCACTGGGGATTCCCGTGGTCAGCTCCATGGGCGCCGCGGGCCGGCTGGACCCCACGGCCATCCGCGTGGAGGACCTGTCCGAGACGCACATGGACCCGTTCGCCAAGGACGTCCGCAAGCTGCTCAAGCGCAAGTACGGCGTGGAGACGGACCGGCACACCGGCATCACCGCCGTCTACTCCATTGAAGCGCGGCGGATGCCGGTGACGCTCCAGTACGACGACGCCACCGACGGCTTCCTGTGCGTGTGCCCGCAGGACAACGAGTTCCACACGTGCGACCACCGCACCCAGATTGACGGCAGCGTGGCGTTCGTCACGTCGTGCTTCGGGATGAACGCGGCCGGCGTGGTGGTGCGGCGGCTGGCGTCGGCGCGGTAG
- a CDS encoding DUF2934 domain-containing protein, translating to MARHTANKQTPQTPGSMPARTSDPEPRASASRNTLSHEQIARRAYEIFLARGSAHGNPEHDWFQAERELKLGRQ from the coding sequence ATGGCACGTCACACCGCCAACAAGCAGACCCCCCAAACGCCCGGGAGCATGCCGGCCCGGACCTCGGACCCGGAGCCCAGGGCGTCGGCGTCCCGGAACACCCTCAGCCACGAGCAGATTGCCCGGCGCGCCTACGAAATCTTCCTCGCCCGGGGCAGCGCCCACGGCAACCCCGAGCATGACTGGTTCCAGGCCGAGCGCGAGCTGAAGCTCGGCCGCCAGTAG
- a CDS encoding TolB family protein, with the protein MTKRVVVSALCCALWVLATGCGDECTDASDCRNDNGQPAEGQEWTCNADDECEQRPVTQPPPPPEDAGTDAGVVDAGTDAGVDAGTDAGTDAGTEDAGTDAGTDAGVDAGSGTVIKGGACVSSADCIPGLRCEGTPSQCQAMHVAVTARQDSDGGLQALVMRYDTPGMFPLTDGGTSSLYPRWGPGGTKVAFAQGGVETAGALVAGDLVIRDIPLVEGQGTIVADGGTGNTESFRYMEWEPGSHIAYVRRLGGSTSGISLVPTDGGAVFSAASAGTFPDWKDATTFAFSTATLGISTSTVGGTPMALTAAGTTAEQPHYNRANDQLLFLANPDNVSVTFTGDTSPTPLPKLYNIQVTGGGQPQELAGRTSTPSTDGTVDSYIANPNWAPDGTWVAYVRAYFFRPTTGTAVLCGSGTSPCSGDPGNVVVLRRVTPATGAASGEEVPLVPRGTLPSFSPDGRFLAYIQGGELFVQEINPTTGATVGNAIRHPKGATGYTLQTGAGDDHRPRWQPR; encoded by the coding sequence ATGACCAAGCGTGTCGTTGTCAGCGCGTTGTGCTGCGCGCTGTGGGTGCTTGCAACGGGGTGTGGGGATGAGTGTACCGATGCGTCCGACTGCCGTAACGACAACGGACAGCCTGCCGAGGGGCAGGAGTGGACCTGCAACGCGGATGACGAGTGCGAGCAGCGGCCGGTGACGCAGCCTCCGCCTCCTCCCGAGGATGCGGGCACGGACGCGGGCGTCGTCGACGCGGGCACGGATGCGGGCGTCGATGCCGGCACCGACGCTGGAACCGACGCGGGCACCGAGGATGCGGGCACTGACGCCGGCACGGACGCGGGCGTCGATGCGGGCAGCGGGACGGTCATCAAGGGCGGCGCCTGCGTCTCGTCGGCGGACTGCATTCCCGGCCTGCGCTGCGAGGGCACTCCTTCCCAGTGCCAGGCGATGCACGTGGCGGTCACCGCCCGCCAGGACAGCGACGGCGGCCTCCAGGCGCTGGTGATGCGCTACGACACCCCGGGAATGTTCCCGCTGACCGATGGCGGCACGAGCAGCCTCTACCCGCGCTGGGGCCCGGGTGGCACGAAGGTCGCCTTCGCACAGGGCGGCGTGGAGACGGCAGGGGCCCTGGTGGCGGGGGACCTCGTGATTCGCGACATCCCGCTCGTTGAAGGTCAGGGCACCATCGTCGCGGATGGGGGCACGGGCAACACGGAGAGCTTCCGCTACATGGAGTGGGAGCCGGGCTCCCATATCGCCTACGTCCGGAGGCTGGGAGGCAGCACGTCGGGCATCTCGCTGGTTCCGACGGATGGCGGCGCCGTGTTCTCGGCGGCCAGCGCGGGCACGTTCCCCGACTGGAAGGACGCCACCACCTTCGCGTTCAGCACGGCGACGCTGGGGATTTCGACCTCCACCGTGGGGGGCACGCCCATGGCCCTCACCGCCGCGGGAACCACCGCGGAGCAGCCCCACTACAACCGGGCCAATGACCAGCTGCTCTTCCTCGCCAATCCCGACAACGTGTCGGTCACGTTCACGGGGGATACGAGCCCGACGCCGCTGCCCAAGCTGTACAACATCCAGGTGACGGGGGGCGGGCAACCCCAGGAGCTCGCCGGGCGCACGTCGACGCCGTCCACCGACGGCACGGTCGACTCGTACATCGCGAATCCCAACTGGGCTCCCGACGGAACCTGGGTGGCCTACGTCCGTGCCTACTTCTTCCGGCCGACGACGGGCACCGCGGTGCTCTGCGGAAGCGGCACCTCACCCTGCTCGGGCGACCCCGGCAACGTCGTCGTCCTCCGTCGGGTCACCCCGGCGACTGGCGCGGCGTCGGGCGAGGAAGTCCCCCTCGTCCCCCGCGGCACGCTCCCGTCCTTCTCCCCGGATGGCCGCTTCCTCGCGTACATCCAGGGCGGTGAGCTCTTCGTCCAGGAAATCAACCCGACCACTGGCGCCACGGTGGGCAACGCCATCCGCCATCCGAAGGGCGCGACCGGCTACACCCTCCAGACGGGCGCTGGAGACGACCACCGCCCGCGCTGGCAGCCCAGGTAG
- a CDS encoding uroporphyrinogen decarboxylase/cobalamine-independent methonine synthase family protein, with translation MSAPNIRRAVQLLPACATTGIGSLPHTQVELGLQAALAQDIPFLPQLPVGKPSELMIPAALEGLPGLAFDDEGLCTVDLAAWEAGRADFEARLEAALSAGKLEAYEPSPEACRAWRPFLWEVETRKLAFAKAQLAGPFTVRSVARTSSGQPALDVPGLDQAMFRLVLARSLAMVKALRRAGTTPLFFLDEPGLYAFQRTQARHLLALQELKLLVVALQREGALVGVHCCGNTDWGALLDVQPDLLSLDVRLSLDAMVEEREALERFLTSGATLSLGIVPTDLASTYEVTELVDSVEASLKAALPRGFSFAQAVSTVVLTPACGLAMRSVVDAERILEELKAAQRRLRGALEAERPVLQAPHPH, from the coding sequence ATGAGCGCGCCGAACATCCGCCGAGCCGTCCAGCTGCTGCCTGCCTGCGCCACCACCGGAATCGGAAGCCTGCCGCACACCCAGGTGGAGCTGGGGCTCCAGGCCGCGCTGGCCCAGGACATCCCCTTCCTCCCGCAGCTGCCCGTGGGCAAGCCGTCGGAGCTGATGATTCCCGCAGCCCTGGAGGGACTGCCGGGGCTGGCCTTCGACGACGAGGGCCTGTGCACGGTGGACCTGGCGGCATGGGAGGCGGGCCGCGCGGACTTCGAGGCGCGGCTGGAGGCGGCGCTGTCCGCCGGGAAGCTGGAGGCCTACGAGCCCTCGCCGGAGGCCTGCCGCGCGTGGCGTCCCTTCCTGTGGGAGGTGGAGACGCGGAAGCTGGCCTTCGCCAAGGCGCAGCTGGCGGGGCCCTTCACGGTGCGCTCGGTGGCGCGCACGTCGTCGGGCCAGCCCGCGCTGGACGTGCCGGGGCTGGACCAGGCGATGTTCCGGCTGGTGCTGGCGCGCTCGCTGGCCATGGTGAAGGCGCTGCGGCGCGCGGGCACCACGCCGCTGTTCTTCCTGGACGAGCCCGGGCTCTACGCCTTCCAGCGCACCCAGGCCCGACATCTCCTGGCGCTTCAAGAGCTGAAGCTGCTGGTGGTGGCGCTGCAGCGCGAGGGCGCGCTGGTGGGCGTGCACTGCTGCGGCAACACGGACTGGGGCGCGCTGCTGGACGTGCAGCCGGACCTGCTGTCGCTGGACGTGCGGCTGTCGCTGGACGCCATGGTGGAGGAGCGCGAGGCGCTGGAGCGCTTCCTGACGTCCGGCGCGACGCTCAGCCTGGGCATCGTCCCCACCGACCTCGCGTCCACGTACGAGGTGACGGAGCTGGTGGACTCGGTGGAGGCGTCACTGAAGGCGGCGCTGCCGCGAGGCTTCAGCTTCGCGCAGGCGGTGTCCACCGTGGTGCTGACGCCCGCATGCGGGCTGGCCATGCGCTCGGTGGTGGACGCCGAGCGCATCCTCGAGGAGCTGAAGGCCGCGCAGCGCCGCCTGCGGGGGGCGCTCGAGGCCGAGCGTCCCGTGCTCCAGGCGCCGCATCCCCACTGA
- a CDS encoding TatD family hydrolase, giving the protein MIDTHCHLDATRFDPDRPDVLERAWAAGLQGIVIPGVGPHDWEPLLELSRQDARLQVGLGIHPQLLPQMPPEQDDAVLEHLDALLTKGGAAAVGECGLDGPSVPGAPLERQVAVLRRHLALARKHGLPVLMHCHRLHPALIDLLKQEPMPEAGILMHSYSGGVELARFYLQKGCHFSFAGPVTWAEARKPLDALRAIPLERLMAETDAPDQAPTPHRGQRSEPGYLPRILEGMAHVRGEPVEVVARQTTENARRFFREAFPPASR; this is encoded by the coding sequence ATGATAGACACCCACTGCCACCTGGACGCGACACGCTTCGACCCGGACCGGCCCGACGTCCTCGAGCGCGCCTGGGCCGCGGGCCTCCAGGGCATCGTCATCCCCGGCGTCGGCCCCCATGACTGGGAGCCACTGCTGGAGCTGTCCCGCCAGGACGCGCGCCTCCAGGTGGGCCTGGGCATCCACCCGCAGCTGCTGCCACAGATGCCACCGGAGCAGGACGACGCCGTCCTCGAGCACCTCGACGCGCTGCTGACGAAGGGCGGCGCGGCGGCCGTGGGCGAGTGTGGGCTGGATGGCCCCTCCGTCCCCGGCGCCCCGCTGGAGCGGCAGGTGGCGGTGCTGCGGCGACACCTGGCGCTGGCGCGCAAGCACGGGCTTCCCGTGCTGATGCACTGCCACCGCCTGCACCCCGCGCTCATCGACCTGCTCAAGCAGGAGCCCATGCCCGAGGCTGGCATCCTCATGCACAGCTACAGCGGCGGCGTGGAGCTGGCGCGCTTCTATCTCCAGAAGGGCTGCCACTTCTCCTTCGCCGGCCCCGTCACCTGGGCGGAGGCCCGCAAGCCGCTGGATGCGCTGCGGGCCATCCCGCTGGAGCGGCTGATGGCGGAGACGGACGCGCCGGACCAGGCGCCCACGCCCCACCGGGGCCAGCGCTCGGAGCCGGGCTACCTGCCCCGCATCCTCGAGGGCATGGCCCACGTGCGGGGAGAGCCCGTCGAGGTGGTTGCCCGGCAGACGACCGAGAACGCCCGCAGGTTCTTCCGGGAAGCTTTCCCCCCAGCTTCGCGGTAG
- a CDS encoding porin family protein yields MNLQPWRAGILAAVLLAGPALAQERGLSVRSGVSAYTGDLGGGTDVGGFLGIQAEGRLFPAVGLELGYEGSANGFEENDSGTLWRHNVGALAKLGPIVDDRWQPFVGAGLGVSYLDPTGEAGANIFDDDVVAEVPLAAGIEYRFSGVTAGARATYRIVAGEDFAPGNVDEGDLFTAGLSLGGRF; encoded by the coding sequence ATGAACCTTCAACCATGGCGTGCAGGCATCCTGGCGGCGGTGCTGCTGGCAGGACCCGCGCTGGCGCAGGAGCGGGGGCTGTCGGTGCGAAGCGGCGTGTCGGCCTACACCGGGGACCTGGGAGGCGGGACGGACGTGGGCGGCTTCCTGGGCATCCAGGCGGAAGGCCGGCTCTTCCCGGCCGTCGGCCTGGAGCTGGGCTACGAGGGCTCCGCCAACGGCTTCGAGGAGAATGACAGCGGCACCCTGTGGCGGCACAACGTGGGCGCGCTGGCGAAGCTGGGCCCCATCGTCGACGACCGCTGGCAGCCCTTCGTTGGCGCGGGCCTGGGCGTCAGCTACCTGGACCCGACGGGCGAGGCCGGCGCCAACATCTTCGACGACGACGTCGTCGCCGAGGTGCCGCTCGCGGCCGGAATCGAGTACCGGTTCAGCGGCGTGACGGCGGGCGCGCGCGCCACCTACCGCATCGTCGCGGGTGAGGACTTCGCCCCCGGCAACGTCGACGAGGGCGACCTCTTCACCGCGGGCCTGAGCCTGGGCGGGCGCTTCTAG
- a CDS encoding SDR family oxidoreductase: MKTQPFKGRVVLITGASGGIGRAAAKRYAEAGADIVLAARRLAQVEDAAREVTSLGVRALPVRCDLTRSEDVEGLVRETEAAFGGLDVLVNNAGQGLYGPLEAISEEQLRQVFELNVFGLWRMTRAALPLLRKRPGAQVVNVSSVLGHRGLPLLGGYCASKAAVNAMTESLRAELAAEGIRVLLVSPGLTESEFRENRLHAEGWRQEAIPLKAMSAEEVANAMVRASLRGRRDTVLTLPGRAMVMANRLVPGLFDLVARRMAVSPKKKDA, from the coding sequence ATGAAGACCCAACCCTTCAAGGGCCGGGTGGTCCTGATCACAGGGGCTTCCGGAGGCATCGGGCGCGCGGCGGCGAAACGGTACGCGGAGGCAGGCGCCGATATCGTGCTCGCCGCCCGGCGGCTGGCACAGGTGGAGGACGCGGCCCGTGAAGTGACGTCACTGGGCGTGAGGGCACTGCCAGTGCGGTGCGACCTGACCCGGAGCGAGGACGTGGAAGGCCTCGTGCGCGAGACGGAGGCCGCCTTCGGGGGGCTGGACGTGCTCGTCAACAACGCCGGCCAGGGGCTCTACGGGCCGCTGGAGGCCATCAGCGAGGAGCAGCTCCGGCAGGTGTTCGAGCTGAACGTGTTCGGCCTGTGGCGGATGACGCGCGCCGCTCTGCCGCTGCTGCGCAAGCGCCCGGGCGCGCAGGTGGTCAACGTCAGCTCCGTGCTGGGCCACCGGGGCCTGCCCCTGCTGGGCGGCTACTGCGCGTCCAAGGCGGCCGTGAATGCGATGACCGAGTCGCTGCGCGCCGAGCTCGCCGCCGAGGGCATCCGCGTGCTGCTCGTCTCTCCGGGCCTCACCGAGAGCGAGTTCCGGGAGAACCGCCTCCATGCGGAGGGCTGGAGGCAGGAGGCCATTCCGCTGAAGGCGATGTCCGCCGAGGAGGTCGCCAACGCCATGGTGCGCGCGAGCCTGCGCGGGCGCCGCGACACCGTCCTCACGCTGCCCGGCCGCGCCATGGTGATGGCCAACCGGCTGGTGCCCGGACTGTTCGACCTCGTGGCCCGTCGCATGGCGGTCTCCCCGAAGAAGAAGGACGCATGA